The following are encoded together in the Malaya genurostris strain Urasoe2022 chromosome 3, Malgen_1.1, whole genome shotgun sequence genome:
- the LOC131434031 gene encoding uncharacterized protein LOC131434031 has protein sequence MDTLVRERKSLESRLARVKRTLTRFHSSEELEEIDIQTELDNLQEVWIGYLSVHKRMVETCKEDDMDAMLDHLACFEEQCISLKNGFNKLLKRMDFSSTQHEVPLIQNGTDAIKQLAEQQAEFFRHLSANLSFVPQSNSMSTPPANVDHNASIFTDVKLPRMNIPTFSGNILDWPSFYDLFDSAVHKNQSLQNSQKLYFLKTNLSGEAGSLISHLRIEDANYAPALAKLKERYDKPLEIAAQHIQRFLGQPTMSSASAVSLRALHDVSDEVVRALRAMNCESRDIWLLYILVEKLDPDTKQLWLQKRADMTDDEINLDKFLKFIDSHSFALKSVQPIRSRTAFVKSTAKYQPRSHALVSTSQQIAQPMCGFCFKKQHHLYQCGKFINSNANERLAYISRQKLCQNCLKQHTGESCKSGNCRKCNQPHHTRLHEAYNPVVNQATISTSSALSTGPTGPQSVAQSLVSPLNLTNDLVDTNVLLLTATINVQDKYGRPFACRAVLDCASHTSYITTELCNKLNLPTADVDFEFGGISGTSGHASKGALVTISSRCSEYQDVIPCVVLDRITSELPIKPVDISNWPIPSSIHLADPQFHHPGKISMLLGNKLFFNLIEPGTIKLCTENRLPILQNTKLGWVASGGYESSNQSEPSVPSCLLASTDDFLSQQLRMFWELEEYANTKPYLSSQETQCENHFKENTIRDDSGRFIVRLPFLDNPDTLGESREIATKRLLHLERKLDKNPKLKMQYHNFLHEYVELGHMSLTVKSTTKRSVFLPHHCVVKEASTTTKCRVVFDASAKTSSGRSLNDILMAGPVLQDSLIDILLRFRFPAIVFTGDIQKMYRMIQLHNDDRDYQRILWRWSKDKPVDEYRLNTVTYGTKSASYLATKCVQELLLSHREQYPQAVEKALKGTYVDDLLVGAETIEEAKYLRQQLTEIFDSAGFHLRKWASNSATALEGIREADLELKMPIEFDDSNTIKALGIHWQPCSDELHFSYQRTQILQPTKRIILSQIASLFDPLGLLAPIIVKAKLIMQQLWELKVAWDATPPGELVQSWFDFVQNLSHLNLFQIPRRVVGTQGTTHLLLHGYSDASEQAMGACVYIRSIDNDGTIKSRLLCAKSKLAPIGNGRTTLPRLELCAAVILARLMKNVTNAIDQSPFEVRAWTDSQVALAWINGGASRWKTFVANRVAEIVTHLPAINWGHINTHLNPADLISRGIMPEQLKNNKLWWDGPNWDIKSGHDTASDHLSTFQQQQINKEQRASIPSLIAIYKNTFLDDMMARYYPNFQKLLRITARMLRLCRSEFRKSVTLTTGELDKALDVYIKHVHKQHYPDEIQCLLQHKDIKRQSTLFQLMPFLDENGILRVGGRIQRSDFDYDTKHPVLLPRHSILTFFVLHHDHILHQHCGPLTLLAVSRRRFWIVRGASAARKVYRQCIVCARAKPAPIYQQMGQLPADRVQPHLPFMITGVDFAGPVSITGRRARGAVASKGYIALFICFSTKAVHLEAVSDLGSSAFIASFIRFTSRYGMPSKMFSDNATNFRAASKQLQEINQSMNSAVHSNQVTDFMTNKGVDWNFIPARSPHHGGLWESAIKTAKQYLGKIAGNQNFTFEELSTLLAQVAATMNSRPITPISSNVNDPQPLTPAHFLIGRALTTVPEINMLERNISSLSRWEYIQRLAQEFRSRWQLEYVRSLQRFTKWQRSTKNIVVGDFVILVKDDEKPRQWPLGRVLETFPGPDGLVRVVLVKTGSGTTRRDVRRLRVVPLDLDEYVPGRFGTEIPDRNLVGGLCWREISGRTTAAD, from the coding sequence ATGGACACTCTCGTTCGTGAAAGAAAATCGCTTGAATCGCGTTTAGCTCGTGTTAAAAGGACTTTGACTCGGTTTCACTCTAGTGAAGAGTTGGAAGAGATCGACATCCAGACTGAACTGGATAACCTCCAAGAAGTTTGGATCGGATACCTATCGGTCCATAAACGGATGGTGGAAACATGCAAGGAGGACGATATGGATGCGATGTTAGACCATTTGGCATGTTTCGAAGAACAATGTATTTCTCTAAAAAATGGTTTCAACAAGCTTCTAAAAAGGATGGATTTTTCCTCCACTCAACACGAGGTTCCTCTAATACAAAATGGCACTGACGCCATTAAGCAGCTCGCAGAACAGCAAGCCGAGTTTTTCCGCCATTTGTCAGCCAATTTATCTTTTGTGCCACAGTCTAACAGTATGAGCACGCCACCAGCTAACGTTGATCATAATGCATCGATTTTTACTGATGTTAAGCTACCTCGTATGAACATTCCTACATTCAGCGGTAACATTCTAGATTGGCCTTCTTTCTACGACCTGTTCGATAGTGCTGTTCACAAAAATCAATCCCTGCAGAACAGTCAGAAACTTTATTTCCTGAAAACTAACCTATCAGGTGAGGCTGGGTCTTTGATTTCACATCTACGAATCGAAGATGCCAATTATGCTCCTGCACTCGCTAAGCTAAAGGAAAGGTACGACAAACCTCTCGAAATAGCAGCCCAGCACATTCAGCGTTTCCTGGGACAACCAACAATGTCGTCTGCATCTGCCGTAAGCTTGCGCGCTCTTCATGACGTCTCCGATGAAGTTGTTCGAGCGCTCAGAGCCATGAATTGTGAAAGCCGTGATATTTGGTTACTTTACATTTTGGTGGAGAAATTAGATCCCGATACGAAGCAGCTGTGGCTCCAGAAACGCGCAGACATGACGGACGACGAGATTAACCTggataaatttttgaaattcatcgattctcacagcttcgccTTAAAATCTGTGCAACCCATTCGATCACGAACAGCATTCGTCAAATCTACTGCTAAATATCAACCTAGATCGCATGCTCTCGTATCAACCAGTCAGCAGATCGCACAACCAATGTGTGGGTTCTGCTTTAAAAAACAGCATCACTTATATCAGTGTGGTAAGTTCATCAACTCGAACGCAAATGAACGTCTTGCTTATATTTCCAGGCAGAAGCTGTGCCAAAACTGCCTGAAGCAGCACACTGGTGAAAGCTGCAAATCTGGTAACTGTAGGAAGTGTAATCAACCACACCATACTCGGTTACACGAAGCTTACAACCCAGTAGTCAATCAAGCTACAATTAGCACGTCATCCGCTCTCAGTACAGGTCCGACTGGTCCGCAGTCAGTGGCTCAATCTCTCGTCTCACCACTGAACCTGACGAACGATCTTGTCGATACTAACGTTCTCTTGTTAACTGCTACAATCAATGTACAGGACAAATACGGGCGACCTTTCGCTTGTCGAGCGGTTCTTGACTGTGCATCTCATACGAGTTACATTACTACAGAGTTGTGCAACAAGTTGAACCTCCCAACAGCAGATGTCGACTTTGAATTTGGAGGAATTTCTGGAACGTCTGGTCATGCAAGCAAGGGAGCTTTGGTGACGATCAGCTCTCGATGTTCAGAATATCAAGACGTCATTCCATGTGTGGTTTTGGATCGTATCACATCCGAGTTACCAATTAAGCCAGTGGATATCAGTAATTGGCCAATTCCAAGTTCCATTCACCTGGCCGATCCACAGTTCCATCACCCAGGTAAAATCAGTATGCTACTAGGTAACAAGCTTTTCTTCAATCTAATTGAACCGGGAACGATAAAACTCTGCACTGAGAATCGCCTGCCAATTCTACAGAACACCAAACTTGGCTGGGTGGCATCAGGTGGATACGAATCTTCAAACCAGTCAGAGCCATCCGTTCCATCTTGCCTATTAGCTTCAACCGATGATTTCCTTTCCCAGCAACTGCGGATGTTCTGGGAACTCGAAGAATATGCCAACACTAAGCCATATCTAAGCAGTCAAGAAACACAGTGTGAGAACCACTTTAAGGAGAACACTATTCGCGACGACTCtggacgtttcattgttcggttACCATTCCTGGACAACCCTGATACATTGGGTGAGTCAAGGGAAATCGCAACCAAAAGACTTTTGCATCTTGAGCGAAAATTAGACAAAAATCCAAAGCttaagatgcaatatcataattTTTTGCATGAGTACGTTGAACTGGGTCACATGTCATTGACTGTGAAATCAACTACCAAACGTTCGGTGTTCCTTCCTCATCATTGTGTTGTCAAAGAAGCCAGTACGACGACGAAATGCCGCGTAGTCTTCGATGCTTCCGCTAAAACAAGTAGCGGAAGATCTCTCAACGATATTCTTATGGCCGGGCCAGTACTGCAGGATTCTTTGATCGACATACTCTTACGTTTTCGCTTTCCGGCTATTGTTTTCACTGGAGACATCCAGAAAATGTATCGTATGATTCAACTACATAACGACGATCGTGATTACCAAAGGATACTTTGGCGATGGTCCAAGGACAAACCAGTGGACGAATATCGACTCAACACCGTTACGTATGGCACTAAGAGTGCATCATACTTGGCTACGAAATGTGTGCAGGAACTTTTACTATCTCACCGTGAGCAGTATCCACAAGCAGTAGAAAAGGCACTAAAAGGAACGTATGTCGATGATCTTCTCGTCGGTGCAGAAACCATCGAAGAAGCTAAATATCTACGTCAACAACTGACGGAAATTTTCGATTCTGCCGGTTTTCATCTGCGTAAATGGGCGTCCAACAGCGCTACAGCCCTGGAAGGTATTCGGGAAGCAGATCTGGAGCTGAAGATGCCCATCGAATTCGACGACTCCAACACAATCAAGGCCCTCGGAATTCACTGGCAGCCGTGCAGCGATGAGCTTCATTTCAGCTACCAACGAACACAGATCCTTCAGCCCACGAAACGAATCATACTGTCTCAGATTGCTAGCCTTTTCGATCCTTTAGGACTACTAGCGCCTATCATCGTTAAGGCTAAGCTAATAATGCAGCAACTGTGGGAGCTGAAGGTGGCCTGGGATGCCACTCCCCCCGGTGAGTTGGTTCAAAGTTGGTTTGATTTCGTGCaaaatctttcgcatctcaatctATTTCAGATTCCTCGGAGAGTTGTTGGAACTCAAGGAACAACACATTTGCTCCTGCACGGCTACAGTGATGCCTCTGAGCAGGCTATGGGCGCTTGTGTCTATATTCGTTCCATCGACAACGATGGTACCATAAAATCTCGCTTACTGTGTGCGAAATCAAAGCTCGCTCCAATTGGAAACGGTAGAACGACATTACCACGTCTGGAATTGTGTGCTGCCGTTATTCTTGCGCGTCTTATGAAAAACGTGACTAACGCTATCGACCAGTCTCCATTTGAGGTACGAGCCTGGACCGACTCGCAGGTGGCTCTGGCCTGGATTAATGGGGGAGCCTCTCGATGGAAGACCTTTGTTGCGAACCGGGTGGCGGAGATCGTAACGCACTTACCTGCAATCAACTGGGGCCATATCAACACGCACCTCAACCCGGCAGATTTGATCTCACGAGGGATTATGCCGGAGCAACTGAAGAATAACAAGCTCTGGTGGGATGGACCAAATTGGGATATAAAATCTGGACATGACACTGCCAGTGATCATTTGAGTACCTTTCAGCAGCAGCAGATAAACAAGGAACAGAGAGCATCGATACCGTCGCTCATcgccatttacaaaaacacatttttggaCGATATGATGGCCAGATACTATCCAAACTTTCAGAAACTTCTTCGTATCACTGCTCGCATGCTACGCCTATGCCGTTCTgagtttagaaaatctgtaacaCTCACAACTGGAGAATTGGATAAGGCTCTTGATGTCTACATAAAACACGTTCACAAGCAACACTATCCAGACGAGATACAATGTTTACTACAGCACAAAGATATAAAGCGTCAAAGTACATTGTTTCAGCTCATGCCATTTCTAGACGAAAATGGAATTCTCAGGGTGGGCGGAAGAATTCAACGATCTGATTTCGATTACGACACAAAGCATCCTGTTCTGTTGCCACGCCATTCAATCCTGACATTTTTCGTATTACATCACGATCACATCCTTCATCAACATTGTGGACCACTAACGCTATTGGCGGTATCTCGAAGGCGGTTCTGGATTGTACGTGGTGCTAGTGCTGCTCGTAAAGTGTATCGTCAGTGCATCGTGTGTGCCCGTGCCAAACCAGCTCCTATTTATCAGCAAATGGGGCAACTTCCTGCAGATCGCGTTCAACCACATCTGCCATTCATGATTACCGGTGTCGATTTTGCTGGTCCTGTTAGCATCACCGGGCGCAGAGCGCGAGGTGCGGTGGCAAGCAAGGGGTATATCGCACTGTTTATCTGCTTCTCAACAAAGGCGGTGCATCTGGAAGCTGTATCAGATCTTGGCTCTTCTGCATTCATAGCATCATTCATTCGTTTCACAAGTCGTTACGGAATGCCATCAAAGATGTTTTCGGACAACGCAACCAACTTTAGAGCAGCCTCCAAacaacttcaagagatcaaccaaAGTATGAACTCTGCCGTTCACAGCAACCAGGTGACCGATTTCATGACAAATAAAGGGGTTGATTGGAATTTTATACCCGCTCGGTCTCCACATCACGGTGGACTTTGGGAGTCCGCAATAAAGACTGCGAAACAGTATTTGGGCAAAATAGCAGGTAATCAAAATTTTACGTTTGAAGAATTGTCTACTCTTCTTGCGCAGGTCGCAGCTACGATGAATTCTAGACCCATCACTCCGATCTCAAGTAATGTTAATGATCCACAACCGTTGACACCTGCACATTTTCTCATCGGAAGAGCTCTCACAACAGTTCCGGAAATAAACATGCTGGAGCGAAATATCAGTTCATTATCACGATGGGAGTACATACAGCGATTGGCCCAAGAATTCCGTTCTCGTTGGCAATTAGAATACGTTCGCTCACTTCAACGCTTCACAAAATGGCAACGATCTaccaaaaatattgttgttgGAGATTTCGTCATCTTGGTCAAGGACGACGAGAAACCAAGACAATGGCCACTTGGACGAGTTTTGGAGACATTCCCAGGACCCGATGGATTAGTTCGTGTGGTTTTGGTCAAAACTGGATCCGGAACCACAAGACGAGACGTACGGAGGCTACGAGTGGTGCCATTGGACTTAGATGAGTATGTACCAGGACGATTTGGAACTGAAATTCCTGACCGGAATTTGGTGGGCGGTTTATGTTGGCGCGAAATCTCTGGACGGACCACTGCTGCCGATTAG